From Neospora caninum Liverpool complete genome, chromosome VIII, a single genomic window includes:
- a CDS encoding putative phosphatidylserine decarboxylase proenzyme, protein MLNRRVIRIGTGLPSSTPLSQVAKGRLLLFVRKVTPTSSCRGAALDPRPLFGVPKVGLQDKYTLHVSMDVLGLTPKDPSQQGEATTPAGERVSSYQAAQILLEGLPSFAIGDFGSATASLRKRPRKARDASLDRKVYTPSASQLALLLPSTTYFGVDVTSVEDATFRIPVSTARLVPSSSMSYICTGSQSHRLTHTGMNTLEEGVRGLGKKNKVNAGAELLLSLLAARKPVAGVSEQDPTVILLQLWRHPDGSETWQETPLIWEFPNTLEAFEEAVDMEEAFSMSDPDSRHSAAEFRNLQEFFTRPINYMIYRDMDPRASIMSPADSLVQNVYAIRPNSQGLITHQIIPQVSRKNLESGDLLQKYERTALVGHWDPENKGQQLFFSVTMVAAMFVGGLHLSWEEEPLGAQMRLGSCTRYTETFEKQVNVPLCASQELGAFRFGSTVVMIFEAPGDFDMTSLGQCSHVAAGQPAGYLGQGLRRPLQERCNAFRGNFDSSFQFLQHLKKTPDHDEVLKENTLAPRAWREEPGRVWREIVRATERGLLYGFPLSRYLLNRWALQNDNMGEVVLGQPAVLQQGVDGSDVVIREGFRCFATQNKTQMRLEMMGRQSQVSLFVRVSQDEQLLFHHPFYGCTGNEKLGKLVQGIHASWTLQPEHAVLLTLKVSTGSKQDDGRTLRVVNSTILVQTEPCQGGWEDSRVGTTSTTCVVRTVEKREDSSSETALTNEDL, encoded by the exons ATGTTGAATCGTCGTGTTATTCGCATTGGCACCGGCCTCCCCAGCAGTACCCCACTCTCTCAAGTCGCTAAAGGACGACTCCTTCTGTTTGTTCGCAAAGTG ACACCGACGTCGTCATGCAGAGGTGCTGCACTGGATCCCAGGCCTCTGTTTGGCGTGCCCAAAGTGGGTTTACAGGACAAATACACCCTTCATGTCAGTATGGACGTGTTGGGGCTGACCCCGAAAGACCCATCCCAACAGGGAGAGGCCACAACGCCGGCGGGTGAGCGCGTCTCCAGTTACCAAGCAGCTCAAATCCTCCTGGAAGGATTGCCGAGCTTCGCCATCGGCGACTTTGGCAGTGCAACAGCAAGCCTGAGAAAGCGACCCAGGAAGGCACGCGACGCATCGCTCGACAGAAAGGTGTATACGCCATCTGCCAGTCAATTGGCCCTGCTCCTTCCCTCGACGACGTATTTCGGCGTTGACGTGACCTCTGTTGAGGATGCGACTTTCCGGATTCCGGTCTCTACGGCTCGTCTcgttccctcctcttccatGTCGTACATATGTACCGGATCTCAGAGCCACAGATTAACCCACACAGGCATGAACACGTTGGAGGAAGGCGTCAGGGGCCTTGGTAAAAAGAACAAGGTCAATGCAGGTGCCGAGCTGCTTCTcagtcttctcgctgctcgaAAACCTGTAGCAGGTGTAAGCGAACAAGATCCGACAGTCATTCTACTTCAGCTTTGGCGCCACCCTGACGGCTCGGAGACCTGGCAAGAGACCCCGCTCATTTGGGAATTTCCAAACACG CTCGAGGCATTCGAGGAAGCAGTCG ATATGGAGGAGGCCTTCAGCATGAGTGACCCAGACAGCCGTCACTCAGCGGCAGAGTTTCGCAACTTGCAAGAGTTTTTCACCCGGCCTATCAATTACATGATCTATCGTGATATGGATCCTCGAGCATCCATCATGTCTCCGGCGGATTCCCTAGTCCAAAACGTCTACGCTATTCGTCCCAATTCTCAGGGCCTGATCACTCACCAAATTATTCCGCAG GTGTCCCGCAAAAATCTGGAGTCCGGTGACTTGCTTCAAAAGTACGAGAGGACGGCGCTGGTTGGGCACTGGGACCCGGAGAACAAAGGCCAACAactgttcttctctgtgacCATGGTGGCGGCGATGTTCGTCGGAGGTCTGCATCTCTCGTGGGAAGAAGAACCCCTTGGTGCCCAGATGCGGTTAGGCTCCTGCACCAGATACACTGAGACCTTCGAGAAGCAAGTCAACGTTCCGCTGTGCGCAAGTCAGGAACTTGGAGCGTTCCGTTTTGGAAGCACGGTTGTCATG ATCTTTGAAGCACCCGGTGACTTCGATATGACTTCTCTCGGCCAGTGCTCCCACGTCGCGGCAGGCCAACCAGCGGGCTATCTGGGACAAGGCCTGAGAAGGCCCCTTCAGGAGAGATGCAACGCGTTTCGAGGAAACTTCGATTCATCTTTCCAGTTCTTACAGCACCTCAAAAAAACACCGGACCACGATGAAGTTTTGAAAGAAAACACACTCGCTCCTCGTGCATGGCGTGAGGAACCCGGGCGTGTGTGGAGGGAGATTGTCCGCGCAACTGAACGTGGTCTTCTCTAcggtttccctctttcgcgCTACCTCTTAAACCGATGGGCTCTG CAAAATGACAACATGGGTGAAGTTGTGCTGGGGCAACCAGCAGTTCTACAGCAAGGCGTCGACGGCAGCGATGTCGTCATTCGGGAGGGATTTCGATGCTTTGCCA CCCAAAACAAGACGCAGATGCGTCTGGAGATGATGGGACGGCAAAGCCAAGTGTCCCTCTTTGTGAGGGTGAGCCAGGATGAGCAGTTGCTTTTTCACCATCCCTTTTATGGTTGCACTGGAAACGAAAAGCTGGGCAAGCTTGTCCAGGGGATCCATGCGTCCTGGACGCTCCAACCTG AACACGCCGTGCTGCTCACGCTCAAGGTGTCCACGGGAAGCAAACAAGATGACGGCCGCACTCTACGAGTAGTGAATTCGACGATTCTGGTTCAAACGGAGCCTTGCCAGGGTGGCTGGGAAGACAGCAGAGTCGGGACTACTTCGACAACCTGTGTGGTCCGTACAGTTGAGAAGCGGGAGGACTCCAGTTCGGAGACTGCGCTTACCAATGAGGATCTTTGA